A single region of the Halorussus sp. MSC15.2 genome encodes:
- a CDS encoding ABC transporter ATP-binding protein: MDASTRTATEESDRREAVVECTRVTRTYARGGSGGWFSFGGDDRDDRPTVTALEDVSLTVERGEFVGLSGPSGSGKSTLIHLLSGLDVPTEGTVTLAGEDVSALSQGELTRLRLEQVGIVFQRFHLLPSLSARTNVALPLVERGMRKSERREQAADLLERVGLGDRLGHRPGELSGGEQQRVAVARALAGDPLVVFADEPTGELDTDTGAVILDLLADLAEDRAVVLASHDERALDRTDRVIRLRDGRVKDA, translated from the coding sequence ATGGACGCGAGTACGCGAACAGCGACGGAGGAATCGGACCGGAGAGAGGCCGTGGTGGAGTGTACGAGGGTCACGCGGACGTACGCACGCGGGGGCAGCGGCGGGTGGTTCTCGTTCGGCGGCGACGACCGCGACGACCGCCCGACGGTCACCGCGCTCGAAGACGTGTCGCTGACCGTCGAGCGCGGCGAGTTCGTCGGCCTGTCGGGACCGAGCGGGAGCGGCAAGTCCACGCTCATCCACCTGCTCTCGGGGTTGGACGTGCCGACGGAGGGCACCGTCACGCTCGCGGGCGAGGACGTGTCGGCGCTCTCGCAGGGGGAGTTGACCCGCCTGCGACTGGAGCAGGTCGGCATCGTCTTCCAGCGATTCCACCTCCTACCCTCGCTGTCGGCCCGGACCAACGTCGCGCTTCCGCTGGTCGAGCGCGGGATGAGGAAGTCCGAGCGCCGCGAACAGGCCGCCGACCTGCTCGAACGCGTCGGACTGGGCGACCGACTGGGCCACCGCCCCGGAGAACTGTCCGGCGGCGAGCAACAGCGGGTCGCGGTGGCCCGCGCGCTCGCCGGGGACCCCCTCGTCGTGTTCGCCGACGAACCCACCGGCGAACTCGACACCGACACCGGCGCGGTCATCCTCGACCTGCTCGCGGACCTCGCCGAGGACCGCGCGGTGGTGCTGGCGTCCCACGACGAGCGAGCGCTCGACCGGACCGACCGGGTGATTCGACTCCGCGACGGACGGGTGAAAGATGCGTGA
- a CDS encoding phosphoribosyltransferase, translated as MFQDRTDAGRQLADLLDHHDVEADVVLGIPRGGLPVARPVADGLDVPLDVVVASKIGAPDNPELAIGAVASDGSVWRNDDLLDRLGVEESYVERERESEVEAARRKLERYRGTTDLPDLDGKRVLVVDDGLATGATTIAALRQVRAAGASHVVLAVPVGSPSAIERLLAEADDVVAVETPPHFDAVGQFYRSFGQVTDDEAMSYLER; from the coding sequence ATGTTTCAAGACCGTACCGACGCCGGACGACAGTTAGCCGACCTTCTGGACCACCACGACGTGGAGGCCGACGTGGTACTGGGGATACCGCGCGGCGGCCTGCCGGTCGCGCGGCCGGTCGCGGACGGGCTCGACGTGCCACTGGACGTCGTGGTCGCGTCGAAAATCGGCGCGCCGGACAATCCGGAACTCGCAATCGGTGCCGTGGCGAGCGACGGGTCGGTCTGGCGAAACGACGACCTCTTGGACCGACTCGGCGTCGAGGAATCGTACGTCGAGCGAGAGCGCGAATCCGAAGTCGAGGCGGCGCGCCGGAAACTCGAACGTTACCGCGGTACGACCGACTTGCCGGACCTAGACGGCAAACGCGTACTCGTCGTGGACGATGGACTCGCCACTGGCGCGACCACCATCGCGGCGCTCCGACAGGTCCGCGCTGCGGGGGCGAGTCACGTCGTCCTCGCGGTGCCAGTCGGTTCGCCGAGTGCCATCGAGCGACTCCTCGCCGAGGCCGACGACGTGGTCGCGGTCGAGACGCCGCCCCACTTCGACGCGGTCGGCCAGTTCTACCGGTCGTTCGGTCAGGTCACGGACGACGAGGCGATGTCGTACCTCGAACGGTGA
- the aglF gene encoding UTP--glucose-1-phosphate uridylyltransferase AglF: MKAVILAAGEGSRLRPLTEDKPKGMVEVDGRPILSHCFEELSALDADEFVVVVGYRKQDIIDYYGDEFDGIPITYAHQREQQGLAHALLTVEEYIEDDFMLMLGDNIFDANLGDVVKRQREDRADAAFLTEEVPYEEADRYGVCDTNDYGEITDVVEKPEDPPSNLVMTGFYTFTPAIFHACHLVQPSNRGEYEISEAIDLLIRSGRTIDAIRMDGWRVDVGYPEDRDRAERLLDGRSADAEPTETSAESD, encoded by the coding sequence ATGAAAGCCGTCATCTTAGCTGCAGGAGAGGGGAGCCGTTTACGCCCGTTGACAGAGGACAAGCCGAAGGGGATGGTGGAGGTAGACGGGAGACCGATTCTGAGCCACTGCTTCGAGGAACTGTCGGCGCTGGACGCCGACGAGTTCGTCGTCGTGGTCGGCTACCGGAAACAGGACATCATCGACTACTACGGCGACGAGTTCGACGGGATTCCGATTACGTACGCTCACCAGCGCGAACAGCAGGGTCTCGCCCACGCGCTGTTGACCGTCGAGGAGTACATCGAGGACGACTTCATGCTGATGCTGGGCGACAACATCTTCGACGCGAATCTGGGCGACGTGGTCAAGCGCCAGCGGGAGGACCGGGCCGACGCCGCCTTCCTGACCGAGGAGGTTCCCTACGAGGAGGCCGACCGCTACGGCGTCTGTGACACCAACGACTACGGCGAAATCACCGACGTGGTCGAGAAGCCCGAGGACCCGCCGTCGAACCTCGTGATGACCGGGTTCTACACCTTCACGCCCGCCATCTTCCACGCCTGCCACCTCGTCCAGCCTTCGAACCGCGGCGAGTACGAAATCAGCGAGGCCATCGACCTCCTGATTCGGAGCGGCCGGACCATCGACGCGATTCGGATGGACGGATGGCGCGTGGACGTGGGATACCCCGAAGACCGCGACAGGGCCGAGCGTCTGCTCGACGGTCGAAGCGCGGACGCCGAACCGACCGAAACGTCGGCAGAGAGCGACTGA
- a CDS encoding HalOD1 output domain-containing protein, protein MPSGNENDERDTSERESKIYHRKVTPEVEEANQSLLRLVANLENCEVTDLPPLYDQIDHLVEHLFSSPPPPEAQVEVEFSYYGYRIELDQSGNVSLMKLADDSESPE, encoded by the coding sequence ATGCCGAGTGGGAACGAAAACGACGAGCGAGACACGTCTGAGCGCGAGAGCAAGATATACCACCGCAAGGTCACGCCGGAAGTCGAAGAGGCGAACCAGAGTCTCCTCCGACTCGTCGCGAATCTGGAGAACTGCGAGGTGACCGACTTACCGCCGCTCTACGACCAGATAGACCATCTCGTCGAACACCTCTTCAGCAGTCCGCCGCCGCCCGAGGCACAGGTCGAAGTCGAGTTCTCGTACTACGGGTACCGCATCGAACTCGACCAGAGCGGTAACGTCTCGCTCATGAAACTCGCCGACGACTCCGAATCCCCGGAGTGA
- a CDS encoding sulfatase has translation MNDAPNVVWLTLESVRADHTPMGGYERNTTPAIAQLAAESDATAFENCFAHSMWTPASSASIFTGTYLSDHGVGKEGTGMRKLPPNLTTLPALLSNEGYRTACLSPNGYLSSANGLDRGFQDFYWLSKNLADGGVADLVKYGLNLGPHEGSPLNEKTRGLLKYALNVRSHGPGLTLDKDRHNLAYLTTDIAKQWVSDVTKGEDPFFLYAHVGNPHHPYCPPRRARERFRDELPTSMEDAIDLSLDTYAGSDEIRRLNANGSPLDDDQWDAIETLYDTEITYADDCVREIVNQVRALDDGNTIFVVTADHGELFGEYGLVGHNLVLHDALTHVPLVVAGADLDCDGDELVQHVDVTRTVASIAGVDHEQFRGYDLRTEERAYCLSQRGRADLDEFFEINSAFDTELLHEHPVSAIRTREFKYLESAADSHLFALPDETTDVSDDYPEVVETLSGVADEWVDWTAAETDEAEFTDDMREQLADLGYL, from the coding sequence ATGAACGACGCTCCGAACGTCGTGTGGCTTACGCTGGAGAGTGTCAGGGCCGACCACACGCCGATGGGTGGGTACGAGCGGAACACGACGCCCGCAATCGCGCAGTTGGCGGCCGAGTCCGACGCGACCGCGTTCGAGAACTGCTTCGCGCACTCGATGTGGACGCCCGCCTCCAGCGCGTCGATTTTCACGGGGACGTACCTCTCGGACCACGGGGTCGGAAAGGAGGGGACCGGGATGCGGAAGTTACCGCCGAACCTGACGACGCTGCCCGCACTCCTCTCGAACGAGGGGTATCGGACCGCCTGCCTCTCGCCGAACGGCTACTTGAGTTCCGCGAACGGACTCGACCGCGGGTTTCAGGACTTCTACTGGCTCTCGAAGAATCTGGCCGACGGCGGCGTTGCGGACTTGGTGAAGTACGGCCTGAACCTCGGGCCCCACGAGGGGAGTCCGCTCAACGAGAAGACCCGGGGACTCCTGAAGTACGCGCTGAACGTCAGGTCCCACGGGCCGGGACTGACACTCGACAAGGACCGCCACAACCTCGCGTACCTCACCACCGACATCGCAAAGCAGTGGGTCTCGGACGTCACGAAGGGCGAGGACCCCTTCTTCCTCTACGCGCACGTCGGGAACCCGCACCACCCGTACTGCCCGCCGCGGCGGGCGCGGGAGAGGTTCCGCGACGAACTCCCGACCTCGATGGAGGACGCGATAGACCTCTCGCTGGACACCTACGCGGGCAGCGACGAGATACGACGACTCAACGCGAACGGGAGTCCGCTGGACGACGACCAGTGGGACGCCATCGAGACGCTGTACGACACCGAAATCACCTACGCCGACGACTGCGTTCGCGAAATCGTGAATCAGGTCCGGGCGCTCGACGACGGAAACACGATTTTCGTCGTCACGGCCGACCACGGTGAACTCTTCGGGGAGTACGGACTCGTCGGCCACAACCTCGTCCTCCACGACGCGCTGACACACGTTCCGCTCGTCGTCGCCGGGGCGGACCTCGACTGCGACGGCGACGAACTCGTCCAGCACGTGGACGTGACCCGGACCGTCGCAAGCATCGCGGGGGTAGACCACGAGCAGTTCCGCGGGTACGACCTCCGGACCGAGGAGCGAGCGTACTGTCTCAGCCAGCGCGGGCGCGCCGATTTAGACGAGTTCTTCGAGATAAACTCCGCGTTCGACACCGAACTCCTCCACGAACACCCGGTCAGCGCGATTCGGACGCGCGAGTTCAAGTATCTCGAAAGCGCCGCGGACTCCCACCTCTTCGCGTTGCCCGACGAGACTACGGACGTGAGCGACGACTACCCGGAGGTCGTCGAGACGCTCTCGGGCGTCGCCGACGAGTGGGTCGATTGGACCGCGGCCGAGACCGACGAGGCGGAGTTCACCGACGACATGAGAGAGCAGTTAGCGGACTTAGGATATCTGTAG
- a CDS encoding transcription initiation factor IIB family protein, translating to MTSTRIQSYDEQTGVTERTDEDERTEETQREDEQVCPECGGNVTADEEHGETVCAECGLVVEEDNVDRGPEWRAFDASEKDEKSRVGAPTTKMMHDKGLSTNIGWQDKDAYGRSLGSRQRQKMQRLRKWNERFRTRDSKERNLKQALGEIDRMGSALGLPEEVRETASVIYRRALDEDLLPGRSIEGVATAAVYAAARQTGTPRSIDEVANVSRIDEMEFKRTYRYIVRELSLQIQPADPEDYVARFASELGISDESERRARELLRNAKRQGIHSGKSPVGLAAAAVYAGPLLTNEKVTQAEVSDVAQVSEVTIRNRYHELLEASESGAVPA from the coding sequence ATGACGAGTACACGCATCCAGAGCTACGACGAACAGACCGGCGTAACCGAACGAACGGACGAGGACGAACGGACCGAAGAGACCCAACGCGAGGACGAGCAGGTCTGTCCCGAGTGCGGCGGGAACGTCACCGCCGACGAGGAACACGGCGAGACAGTCTGTGCGGAGTGCGGTCTCGTCGTCGAGGAGGACAACGTGGACCGCGGGCCGGAGTGGCGCGCGTTCGACGCCAGCGAGAAGGACGAGAAGAGCCGCGTCGGTGCCCCGACGACCAAGATGATGCACGACAAGGGACTCTCGACCAACATCGGCTGGCAGGACAAGGACGCCTACGGTCGGTCGCTCGGTAGCCGACAGCGCCAGAAGATGCAGCGTCTCCGCAAGTGGAACGAGCGCTTCCGCACCCGCGACTCCAAGGAGCGCAACCTCAAACAGGCGCTCGGCGAAATCGACCGGATGGGTAGCGCGCTCGGTCTCCCCGAGGAAGTCCGCGAGACCGCGTCGGTCATCTACCGCCGCGCGCTCGACGAGGACCTCCTCCCCGGCCGCTCCATCGAGGGCGTCGCCACCGCGGCAGTGTACGCGGCGGCCCGCCAGACCGGGACGCCCCGGTCCATCGACGAGGTCGCGAACGTCAGCCGAATCGACGAGATGGAGTTCAAGCGGACCTACCGCTACATCGTCCGCGAACTCAGCCTCCAGATTCAGCCCGCCGACCCCGAGGACTACGTCGCGCGGTTCGCCAGCGAACTCGGCATCTCCGACGAGTCCGAGCGCCGCGCCCGGGAACTCCTCCGGAACGCGAAGCGGCAGGGCATCCACAGCGGCAAGTCGCCGGTCGGTCTCGCGGCCGCCGCGGTGTACGCCGGACCGCTCCTGACCAACGAGAAGGTCACGCAGGCCGAGGTCAGCGACGTCGCGCAGGTCAGCGAGGTCACGATTCGGAACCGCTACCACGAACTGCTCGAAGCCTCCGAGAGCGGCGCTGTTCCGGCCTAA
- a CDS encoding DUF4112 domain-containing protein, which yields MDLGPDEQGQPIEVTVTDEPPAMERVRTVARLLDEAIELPVVNYKIGLDPILGILPVGGDAVSAAISLYIVAEGAQMGASRDTLLKMLFNVGVDAVIGSVPVLGTIVDAVWKANERNVALLEEEFSDSV from the coding sequence ATGGACCTCGGACCCGACGAACAAGGCCAACCCATCGAAGTCACCGTCACGGACGAACCGCCCGCGATGGAGCGCGTCCGAACCGTCGCGAGGTTACTCGACGAGGCCATCGAACTCCCGGTCGTCAACTACAAAATCGGACTCGATCCGATTCTGGGCATCCTGCCGGTGGGCGGCGACGCGGTGTCGGCGGCCATCTCGCTGTACATCGTCGCCGAGGGTGCCCAGATGGGGGCGTCGCGCGATACCCTGCTGAAGATGCTGTTCAACGTCGGCGTTGACGCGGTCATCGGTTCGGTTCCGGTCCTCGGGACCATCGTGGACGCGGTCTGGAAGGCAAACGAGCGCAACGTCGCGCTGTTGGAAGAGGAGTTCAGCGACTCGGTGTAA
- a CDS encoding HalOD1 output domain-containing protein: MNEDNTVQILATDPEDGTYRVTYSYPSDPPSIAVPLAIVEMTDSDVMDLRPLYEATEVDPDALDDLFRPTASGAVRECNVTFRYHGYEVTVKSYGRIVIRETVFQ; the protein is encoded by the coding sequence ATGAACGAGGACAACACCGTACAGATACTCGCCACGGACCCCGAAGACGGGACCTACCGCGTGACCTACTCGTACCCGTCGGACCCGCCGAGCATCGCCGTTCCGCTCGCCATCGTGGAGATGACCGACTCCGACGTGATGGACCTGCGACCGCTCTACGAGGCCACCGAGGTGGACCCCGACGCGCTCGACGACCTCTTCCGGCCGACCGCGAGCGGTGCCGTCCGCGAGTGTAACGTGACGTTTCGGTATCACGGCTACGAAGTCACCGTCAAGAGTTACGGCCGTATCGTCATCCGCGAGACGGTGTTCCAGTAA
- a CDS encoding ABC transporter permease has translation MSRFTRWVGLVGVALRRTATKATRTAPRQTAVSVLGVAVAVALMLVVTATGLGLVQGTTVRGDAVDYWVVPEGGGASTMVVSTESAQLGDVHAKSAALNDDGRVEYATPVQISVLKVRSGGTTEYVLGVGVVPDPKLDRVAGLPTAPLSPGDPHYANGSYDGEWTGQAVLSTGAARRLGVNRTANISVSGAVSGSANRDLRVTAVESAAVQSGLSGMPVMVVHLSELQTVTGAQSGDLADQILVQSNAGGLQSSLEDRFPTANAVTRSGFTAQNSTDSDLPLAMGVAALLIAVVVGTLFVATTQGLQVEADSEQLATLTAVGFSRRARAVLLVVQALALTLVGGALGIVLAYLTTAVTNYAAVRAIAPVPIANFHPLLVAYGFGVSLLIGVLVAPYLLAMESRTEGVAEVIR, from the coding sequence ATGAGTAGGTTCACGCGCTGGGTCGGTCTCGTCGGGGTCGCGCTCCGCCGGACCGCCACCAAGGCGACCCGGACCGCACCGCGCCAGACCGCGGTCAGCGTCCTCGGCGTGGCCGTCGCGGTGGCGCTCATGCTGGTCGTCACCGCGACCGGTCTCGGTCTGGTTCAGGGCACGACCGTCCGCGGGGACGCCGTGGACTACTGGGTCGTCCCGGAGGGCGGGGGCGCGTCCACGATGGTCGTCTCCACCGAGTCGGCGCAACTCGGCGACGTTCACGCCAAGAGCGCCGCGCTCAACGACGACGGACGAGTCGAGTACGCGACGCCAGTGCAGATTTCGGTGCTGAAGGTCCGGTCCGGCGGTACGACCGAGTACGTCCTCGGGGTCGGCGTCGTCCCGGACCCGAAACTCGACCGGGTGGCCGGACTCCCGACAGCGCCGCTGTCGCCGGGCGACCCCCACTACGCGAACGGGAGCTACGACGGCGAGTGGACCGGTCAAGCCGTCCTCTCGACGGGCGCGGCCCGGCGTCTCGGCGTGAACCGGACCGCAAACATCTCGGTCAGCGGGGCCGTCTCCGGGTCGGCGAACCGCGACCTGCGGGTCACGGCCGTCGAGAGCGCCGCGGTCCAGTCGGGCCTCTCTGGCATGCCCGTAATGGTCGTCCACCTGAGCGAACTCCAGACCGTCACCGGCGCGCAGTCGGGCGACTTGGCCGACCAGATTCTCGTCCAGTCGAACGCGGGTGGCCTCCAGTCGTCTCTCGAAGACCGATTCCCGACTGCGAACGCCGTCACCCGCTCTGGGTTCACCGCACAGAACTCGACTGACTCCGACCTCCCGCTGGCGATGGGGGTCGCGGCCCTGCTCATCGCCGTCGTCGTCGGGACGCTGTTCGTGGCGACTACGCAGGGACTGCAGGTCGAGGCCGACAGCGAGCAGTTGGCGACGCTCACCGCCGTCGGGTTCTCGCGGCGCGCTCGCGCGGTCCTGCTCGTGGTGCAGGCGCTCGCGCTCACGCTGGTCGGGGGCGCGCTCGGAATCGTCCTCGCGTATCTCACGACCGCGGTCACGAACTACGCCGCGGTTCGCGCCATCGCTCCCGTTCCCATCGCCAACTTCCACCCGCTGCTGGTGGCCTACGGGTTCGGCGTGTCGTTGCTCATCGGCGTGCTGGTCGCGCCGTACCTGCTGGCGATGGAGAGCCGGACCGAGGGCGTCGCGGAGGTGATTCGGTGA
- a CDS encoding D-lyxose/D-mannose family sugar isomerase, whose product MTSASERERARERAAEMLADAGVVLTDEERTEMEVVDYGLGDLESVGTEIVVYVNDDRYCAKELVLFPDQTCPEHRHPPFDDYPGKRETFRCRAGEVFLFVESDDGDADATRREDWSVEPPGREEFYTAEQEIHLEPGEQYTIPPDTRHWFKAGEEGAVVSEFSSPSYDEKDVFTDPKIDRMAGSY is encoded by the coding sequence GTGACCAGCGCATCCGAGCGAGAGCGCGCCCGCGAGCGTGCGGCCGAGATGCTCGCGGACGCGGGCGTCGTTCTTACCGACGAGGAGCGAACGGAGATGGAGGTCGTGGACTACGGTCTCGGCGACCTCGAATCGGTCGGGACCGAAATCGTCGTCTACGTCAACGACGACCGATACTGCGCGAAGGAACTCGTGTTGTTCCCCGACCAGACCTGTCCCGAGCATCGCCACCCGCCCTTCGACGACTACCCCGGCAAGCGCGAGACCTTCCGGTGTCGCGCCGGGGAGGTGTTCCTCTTCGTGGAGAGCGACGACGGGGACGCCGACGCGACCCGACGCGAGGACTGGTCGGTCGAACCGCCCGGGCGCGAGGAGTTCTACACCGCCGAGCAGGAAATTCACCTCGAACCCGGCGAGCAGTACACGATTCCGCCCGACACTCGCCACTGGTTTAAAGCGGGCGAGGAGGGCGCGGTCGTCTCGGAGTTCTCGTCGCCGAGTTACGACGAGAAGGACGTGTTCACCGACCCGAAAATCGACCGAATGGCCGGCAGTTACTGA
- a CDS encoding metal-dependent hydrolase → MWPWGHLAVGYLLYTAFVHLWHRRAPDGPPTVALAFGTQFPDLVDKPLAWTLDVLPTGRSLTHSLLTAVVLVIVLELLLRRRDHGTVATAFAVGYGSHLFGDALYPVLDGTFSSLRFLVWPLLPPIEYSTGQSFIAHLDQLSLDSLVVFEVVFGVCVFALWLLDGAPGLRVLAAIPRWVGRKITV, encoded by the coding sequence ATGTGGCCTTGGGGGCATCTCGCGGTGGGGTATCTCCTGTATACCGCTTTCGTCCACCTCTGGCACCGCCGAGCGCCCGACGGCCCGCCGACCGTCGCGCTCGCGTTCGGCACGCAGTTCCCGGACCTCGTGGACAAGCCGTTAGCGTGGACGCTCGACGTTCTCCCGACCGGGCGCTCGCTGACCCACTCGCTGCTCACCGCCGTCGTCCTCGTCATAGTCCTCGAACTCCTGCTCCGCAGGCGCGACCACGGTACCGTGGCCACGGCGTTCGCGGTCGGCTACGGTTCACACCTCTTCGGCGACGCGCTCTACCCCGTGCTGGACGGGACCTTCTCTTCGCTGCGCTTCCTCGTGTGGCCGCTCCTCCCGCCGATAGAGTACTCGACCGGACAGAGTTTCATCGCGCACCTCGACCAGTTGTCGCTCGATTCGCTCGTCGTGTTCGAAGTCGTGTTCGGCGTGTGTGTCTTCGCACTGTGGCTCTTGGACGGTGCCCCCGGTCTCCGAGTCCTCGCGGCGATTCCGCGATGGGTCGGACGGAAGATTACGGTGTAA
- a CDS encoding alpha-amylase family protein has protein sequence MGTKDHWYENATFYAIDVEAFADGDDDGVGDFEGMADRLDYLESLGIDCIWLLPFYPSPNRDNGYDVTDYYGVDDRHGTLGDFVEFVRETDRRGLRVIVDLVVNHTSDQHPWFQKARKDPDSKYRDYYVWQEDPPDDPDPHRGPVFPGEEDTVWSYDQAAEAFYYHRFYHFQPDLNTANPDVREEIRKIMGFWLELGVSGFRVDAATLMIDNKGGLESTRLDDPHGVLRDMRHFVERRGDDAILFAEADDAPDRLGDYFGSTRGRRSPDADSGSDVEHDEGDEINVMLNFLLDAYLVLALAEREAEPIREVLDILPVPPEGGQWANFLRNYDELNIGRLPEADQQRVFEAFAPDEEMRIYGRGIRRRLAPMLDGDPDRIRLAYSLLFSLPGAPLLVYGDEIGMGDDLSLPGRNAVRTPMQWSSGKNGGFSSADREQLVRPVVSGGEYGYETVNVADQRGDPDSLFQWFSRLNRLRSECPEIGHGDCEVLDADDPAVFAHRMTSDHGQVVAVHNLGEERAEATLELDDEPVRLFGDAAFERVADRVAVESDGGEDGSADEWRFELGRYGFCWVRVEESV, from the coding sequence ATGGGAACGAAAGACCACTGGTACGAGAACGCGACGTTCTACGCCATCGACGTGGAGGCGTTCGCGGACGGCGACGACGACGGCGTCGGCGACTTCGAGGGGATGGCCGACCGACTCGACTACCTCGAGAGTCTCGGCATCGACTGTATCTGGCTCCTCCCGTTCTACCCGTCGCCGAACCGGGACAACGGCTACGACGTGACCGACTACTACGGCGTGGACGACCGCCACGGGACGCTCGGCGACTTCGTGGAGTTCGTCCGCGAGACCGACCGCAGGGGACTTCGAGTCATCGTCGACCTCGTGGTCAACCACACGTCCGACCAGCATCCGTGGTTCCAGAAGGCCCGGAAGGACCCTGACTCGAAGTACCGCGACTACTACGTCTGGCAGGAGGACCCGCCCGATGACCCGGACCCGCACCGCGGCCCGGTGTTCCCCGGCGAAGAGGACACCGTCTGGAGTTACGACCAAGCGGCCGAGGCGTTCTACTACCACCGATTCTACCACTTCCAACCCGACCTCAACACCGCCAACCCGGACGTCCGCGAGGAGATTCGCAAGATTATGGGGTTCTGGCTCGAACTCGGCGTCTCGGGGTTCCGGGTGGACGCCGCCACGCTGATGATAGACAACAAGGGCGGTCTCGAATCCACGCGACTCGACGACCCGCACGGCGTCCTCCGAGACATGCGCCACTTCGTGGAGCGGCGCGGCGACGACGCCATCCTGTTCGCCGAGGCCGACGACGCGCCCGACCGACTCGGCGACTACTTCGGGAGCACTCGCGGCCGACGCTCGCCCGACGCCGACTCGGGGTCCGACGTCGAACACGACGAGGGCGACGAGATAAACGTCATGCTCAACTTCCTGCTCGACGCCTACCTCGTGTTGGCGCTGGCCGAGCGGGAGGCCGAACCGATTCGAGAGGTGCTTGACATCCTGCCCGTCCCGCCCGAGGGCGGCCAGTGGGCCAACTTCCTCCGGAACTACGACGAACTCAACATCGGTCGCCTCCCCGAGGCGGACCAGCAGCGAGTGTTCGAGGCGTTCGCGCCAGACGAGGAGATGCGCATCTACGGCCGGGGCATCCGGCGACGCCTCGCGCCGATGCTGGACGGCGACCCCGACCGCATCCGACTCGCCTACAGCCTCCTGTTCTCGCTCCCCGGCGCGCCGCTGCTGGTCTACGGCGACGAAATCGGCATGGGCGACGACCTGAGTCTCCCCGGCCGAAACGCGGTCCGGACCCCGATGCAGTGGTCCAGCGGGAAGAACGGCGGGTTCTCGTCGGCCGACCGCGAGCAACTCGTGCGGCCGGTCGTCTCCGGCGGCGAGTACGGCTACGAGACGGTCAACGTCGCCGACCAGCGCGGCGACCCCGACTCGCTGTTCCAGTGGTTCTCGCGCCTCAACCGCCTCCGTTCGGAATGTCCGGAAATCGGTCACGGCGACTGCGAAGTCCTCGACGCCGACGACCCGGCGGTCTTCGCCCACCGCATGACCAGCGACCACGGGCAGGTGGTCGCGGTCCACAATCTCGGCGAGGAGCGCGCCGAAGCGACGCTGGAACTGGACGACGAACCCGTCCGCCTGTTCGGCGACGCGGCCTTCGAGCGCGTCGCCGATAGAGTCGCCGTCGAGAGCGATGGCGGGGAGGACGGGAGCGCCGACGAGTGGCGCTTCGAGTTGGGTCGGTACGGGTTCTGCTGGGTACGAGTCGAGGAGTCCGTGTAA